From one Anaerococcus prevotii DSM 20548 genomic stretch:
- a CDS encoding aconitate hydratase, translating to MGLSLAMKILKSHLLKGELIPGQEIAIRIDQTLTQDSTGTMAYLQLEAMDIENVQTRNSLAYIDHNILQQGFENADDHEFIKSAANKYGITFSKPGGGICHQVNLEQFAKPGDTLLGSDSHTPTGGGLGELAIGAGGLEVAVAMARGFYFVKVPKIYRVNLKGSLPSYANAKDVILYILGRLSVKGGTGYIMEYSGEGVKSLSLTDRATICNMGAELGATTSIFPTDENTRMYLKSQNREDDYIKLEADPDASYDETIDIDLSEIEPAVARPHYPDQYMKVSDLGKIKVDQVAIGSCTNSSYEDLMKVASILKDRTVHPDVSLVISPGSATILEKISENGALATFIKAGARVLESGCGPCIGMGQAPKAGAISIRSFNRNFKGRSGTMDAQIYLASPETCAVSAVMGYIADPREISYETDFDKNVSFNQSQAYFIKPIEDRSKRVKETIKGKNIKDFPKAEKLKDIEKKVIYKAGDGITTDDICPSNAKLLPFRSNIAYLSDFAFTTKISDFKERCEKYGGGIILAGENYGQGSSREHAALIPLYLGIKAVVAKSFARIHRSNLINNAIIPLEFVDHNDYGKIDEYDDIRISNIREDIDKGEFILEDLTKDIRIRLKADLSEREKEILLEGGYLNYAKGLEL from the coding sequence ATGGGCTTATCATTAGCTATGAAAATACTCAAAAGTCACTTACTCAAGGGAGAATTAATTCCTGGCCAAGAGATTGCAATTAGGATCGATCAGACCCTAACCCAGGATTCTACAGGAACTATGGCCTATCTTCAGCTAGAAGCTATGGATATAGAAAACGTACAGACACGAAACTCCCTTGCTTACATAGATCACAACATCCTCCAACAAGGCTTTGAGAATGCAGATGATCACGAATTTATCAAATCTGCTGCTAATAAATATGGTATTACTTTCTCCAAGCCAGGAGGAGGAATTTGCCATCAGGTAAATCTAGAACAGTTTGCCAAACCAGGCGATACCCTCCTAGGATCTGATTCACACACTCCTACTGGAGGAGGACTTGGTGAGCTTGCCATTGGGGCAGGAGGACTTGAAGTTGCAGTAGCTATGGCCAGGGGCTTTTACTTTGTCAAAGTGCCTAAGATATATAGGGTAAATCTAAAAGGAAGCCTTCCGTCATATGCAAATGCCAAGGATGTAATCTTATACATATTAGGAAGGCTAAGTGTTAAGGGAGGAACTGGTTATATTATGGAATATAGCGGGGAAGGTGTAAAGTCCTTATCTCTTACAGATAGGGCTACTATTTGTAATATGGGGGCAGAGCTTGGGGCTACTACTTCGATTTTCCCGACAGATGAGAATACTAGAATGTATCTTAAGTCACAAAATAGGGAGGATGATTATATTAAGCTAGAAGCAGACCCTGACGCCTCCTATGATGAGACCATCGACATAGATTTAAGTGAGATTGAACCAGCTGTCGCAAGACCCCACTATCCAGACCAATATATGAAAGTTTCTGATTTAGGAAAGATAAAGGTTGATCAAGTAGCTATAGGATCTTGCACTAATTCATCCTACGAAGATCTGATGAAAGTTGCTTCAATCTTAAAGGATAGGACAGTTCATCCAGATGTTTCCTTAGTTATTTCTCCAGGATCAGCCACTATTCTAGAGAAAATCTCAGAAAATGGGGCCCTTGCTACCTTTATCAAGGCAGGAGCCAGAGTATTAGAGTCAGGATGTGGACCATGTATAGGGATGGGACAAGCTCCAAAGGCGGGAGCCATTTCCATAAGGAGTTTTAATAGAAACTTTAAGGGAAGGTCTGGGACTATGGATGCTCAAATTTATCTAGCAAGTCCAGAAACTTGTGCTGTAAGTGCTGTTATGGGCTATATAGCAGATCCAAGAGAAATATCATATGAGACAGACTTTGATAAAAATGTAAGCTTCAACCAAAGCCAAGCTTATTTTATAAAGCCAATCGAAGATAGGTCGAAGAGGGTAAAAGAAACAATTAAGGGGAAAAATATCAAAGACTTTCCAAAGGCAGAAAAGCTAAAGGATATAGAAAAGAAAGTAATCTACAAGGCAGGTGATGGGATAACCACAGATGATATCTGCCCATCAAATGCCAAACTCTTACCATTTAGGTCAAACATAGCCTATCTATCAGACTTTGCCTTCACTACCAAAATCAGCGACTTTAAGGAAAGGTGCGAGAAATATGGGGGAGGAATTATTCTAGCAGGAGAAAACTACGGTCAAGGCTCTTCTAGGGAGCATGCTGCCCTCATTCCTTTATATCTAGGAATCAAGGCGGTAGTTGCCAAGTCCTTTGCAAGGATACATAGGTCAAATCTAATAAACAATGCTATAATTCCTCTAGAATTTGTAGATCATAATGACTATGGCAAGATAGATGAATATGACGATATTAGAATTTCAAATATAAGAGAAGATATAGATAAAGGCGAGTTTATCCTAGAGGATTTAACAAAGGATATAAGGATTAGATTAAAAGCCGACCTATCGGAAAGGGAGAAGGAAATCCTCCTAGAAGGTGGCTACCTAAATTATGCGAAAGGATTGGAATTATAG
- a CDS encoding phosphoribosylaminoimidazolesuccinocarboxamide synthase yields MEKVYTGKTKDVYKLNEEEYLLKFKDDVTGNDGVFDPGANSVGLTMEGAGHQAVAMTKFFYEKLNDKGLTTHFISADLDKNEAIVKKAEVFGQGVEVIVRYYAVGSFIRRYGKYIESGTKIDPYVEITLKDDEREDPLITKDALVLLGIMTEEEYEELKDLALNIGEIVREELGKKDLDLYDIKFEFGRIEDGKVALIDEISGGNMRAYKGDKYIEPLELEKIMLG; encoded by the coding sequence ATGGAGAAAGTATACACAGGAAAGACAAAAGACGTTTACAAATTAAATGAAGAAGAATATCTATTAAAATTCAAAGACGACGTAACAGGTAACGACGGCGTATTTGATCCAGGTGCCAACAGTGTGGGACTTACAATGGAAGGGGCAGGCCACCAAGCCGTTGCTATGACCAAGTTCTTCTATGAAAAATTAAATGATAAGGGCCTTACAACTCACTTTATTTCAGCCGACCTAGATAAGAACGAAGCAATAGTAAAAAAGGCAGAAGTATTCGGACAAGGTGTTGAAGTAATAGTAAGATATTACGCAGTTGGATCCTTCATAAGAAGATATGGCAAGTACATCGAAAGCGGAACAAAGATCGATCCTTATGTAGAAATCACCCTAAAAGATGATGAAAGAGAAGATCCACTAATCACCAAGGATGCCCTAGTTTTATTAGGAATAATGACTGAAGAAGAATACGAAGAGCTCAAGGACTTAGCCTTAAATATAGGTGAAATCGTAAGAGAAGAGCTAGGAAAAAAGGACCTCGATCTTTATGATATCAAATTTGAATTTGGTAGGATTGAAGATGGCAAGGTAGCCCTAATAGATGAAATCTCAGGGGGAAATATGAGGGCCTATAAGGGAGATAAATATATCGAGCCACTCGAACTTGAAAAAATAATGTTAGGTTAA
- the purM gene encoding phosphoribosylformylglycinamidine cyclo-ligase encodes MAKLTYKDSGVDKEKGYKEVELIKKIVKETHSKEVLTDIGGFAGAFAPDLTGIDNPVFLSGTDGVGTKIKLAMEMDKHDTVGIDCVAMCVNDILCQGGRPLFFLDYIATGKLNPEKMAKLVEGVARGCKEASASLIGGETAEMPGIYKEDDYDLAGFAVGICDRDKLIDGKSLKEGDIAIGLYSSGVHSNGFSLVRASMEQGGVSLDDRFSEEESIGEKLLRPTKIYAKEIKSLQENIDLKAIAHITGGGFYENVPRVLGDELGVDFDLSRLNLDPIFTKIQEWGNIDTDEMYHTFNMGVGMVVFVDENDKDLALDLLEGKAQVIGKVRSGNKDIKINL; translated from the coding sequence ATGGCAAAACTAACTTATAAGGATAGCGGAGTCGATAAGGAAAAAGGCTATAAGGAAGTTGAATTAATCAAAAAAATCGTAAAAGAAACACATAGTAAAGAAGTCCTAACAGATATAGGAGGCTTTGCTGGGGCCTTTGCCCCAGATCTTACAGGAATTGATAATCCAGTTTTCCTAAGCGGAACAGATGGGGTTGGGACAAAGATTAAACTTGCTATGGAGATGGATAAGCACGATACAGTAGGGATTGATTGTGTAGCCATGTGTGTCAATGACATCCTCTGCCAGGGAGGAAGGCCCCTATTTTTCCTAGATTATATAGCGACTGGTAAGCTTAATCCAGAAAAAATGGCAAAGCTTGTCGAAGGAGTTGCAAGAGGATGTAAAGAAGCTTCAGCAAGTCTAATAGGTGGAGAGACTGCCGAGATGCCAGGTATCTATAAGGAAGATGATTATGACCTGGCAGGCTTTGCTGTAGGAATTTGTGATAGGGATAAGTTAATTGATGGGAAAAGTCTAAAAGAAGGAGATATAGCCATAGGACTTTACTCATCAGGAGTTCACAGCAACGGCTTTTCTCTAGTAAGGGCCAGCATGGAACAAGGAGGAGTCTCACTAGATGATAGATTTAGTGAAGAAGAAAGTATTGGAGAAAAACTCCTAAGACCTACCAAAATCTATGCTAAAGAAATCAAATCCTTACAAGAAAATATTGATCTAAAAGCAATCGCCCATATAACAGGAGGAGGTTTTTATGAAAATGTCCCTAGAGTTTTAGGAGATGAGTTGGGAGTAGACTTCGACCTAAGTAGGCTCAATCTCGATCCAATCTTTACTAAGATTCAAGAATGGGGCAACATAGATACGGATGAAATGTATCATACCTTCAATATGGGAGTAGGAATGGTAGTATTTGTAGACGAGAATGACAAAGATTTGGCCCTAGACCTCCTAGAAGGCAAGGCTCAAGTAATTGGTAAAGTAAGAAGCGGTAATAAGGATATCAAAATTAATTTATAA